Proteins encoded in a region of the Trichomycterus rosablanca isolate fTriRos1 chromosome 26, fTriRos1.hap1, whole genome shotgun sequence genome:
- the hsd20b2 gene encoding hydroxysteroid (20-beta) dehydrogenase 2 — translation MMIMSEFLFGGFGSVLTVLGGITALYYLLNWSWRCWQGFRVYLLSKIWQTDLRQYGQWAVVTGATAGIGRAYAVELARRGLDIVLISRSQEKLHTVASEIESQYGRQTRIIQADFTKGHSIYPAIGEQLKALDIGILVNNVGINYAGMLVNFLDVPDPEKRITDVINCNILSVTQMSRLILPHMVKRGKGLIINMSSEAGSQPQPMLTLYSATKIFVTYFSRCLDAEYSSQGITVQCLVPFMVSTNMTHNIEVNPLVKSAASYARDALNTVGYSSFTSGCVTHALQHIALSIFFPSWLRLSPLIVRHTEKYAQNTRQQLEDRMAECCRKQE, via the exons ATGATGATCATGTCGGAGTTTCTGTTCGGCGGGTTCGGATCGGTTCTGACTGTTCTGGGAGGAATAACTGCACTTTATTACCTGCTGAACTGGTCGTGGAGGTGCTGGCAGGGATTCAGGGTTTACCTGCTGTCCAAAATCTGGCAGACGGACCTGAGGCAGTACGGACAGTGGGCAG TGGTCACTGGAGCGACGGCGGGAATCGGCCGAGCCTACGCCGTAGAG ctggCCAGGCGAGGTTTGGACATTGTCCTGATAAGTCGATCACAGGAGAAACTTCACACCGTTGCCAGCGAGATAG AGTCACAGTACGGCAGGCAGACCCGTATCATTCAGGCGGACTTCACCAAGGGCCACTCCATCTACCCAGCTATCGGAGAGCAGCTCAAAGCCCTGGACATCGGCATTCTGG TGAATAACGTCGGTATAAACTATGCTGGCATGCTGGTGAATTTTCTAGACGTTCCAGACCCGGAGAAG AGAATCACCGACGTGATCAACTGTAACATCCTGTCTGTCACTCAG ATGAGCAGACTGATTTTACCACACATGGTCAAGAG gggtaaAGGACTCATCATCAACATGTCATCAGAAGCAGGTTCTCAGCCTCAGCCGATGCTCACGCTGTACTCGGCTACAAAG ATATTTGTGACGTATTTTTCTCGGTGTCTCGATGCAGAATACAGCTCCCAAGGAATCACAGTTCAG tgtttggTTCCGTTCATGGTCTCCACTAACATGACCCACAACATCGAGGTGAATCCTCTGGTAAAAAGTGCAGCATCTTATGCACGAGACGCTCTGAACACTGTGGGGTACAGCTCCTTCACCAGCGGCTGTGTTACACACGccctacag CACATCGCTCTGTCCATCTTCTTCCCGTCCTGGCTGCGTCTGTCCCCGCTCATCGTTCGCCACACCGAGAAATACGCACAGAACACGAGGCAGCAGCTGGAGGACAGAATGGCCGAGTGCTGCAGGAAACAGGAATGA
- the LOC134303327 gene encoding zinc finger protein 358: MSVDSSVSVSVLQYELASTIEQAVRSAVDTVLKETARIVGAKLTEARDAAAESRRENRSLRDRLELTESELKAMRYYMSAAEKNIQQCLLLNPNRPADDPPVQFPPEPASATRDTQPRSIRNPGRTLSARSVPSVGLCLPTVQPDWPRTLINRRRLRSSGGGNSSSSFQNQTGRAPVHPEPAVPRSEEAHEEQFYIADQSVINKDYNASAGGLQDFGRAQQEEQMTVGSSAKGPDNACDISKFEFEMGAPAGNVSELSLIQVMDANDEIKQSAVKVEDESDVQLIDPPAPASSSSSSMAAPVPVCDAEAPPGLMPPVEATDKVHRCNICGRGFRRFYCLKTHQRIHTGERPYPCRYCEKRFRHLDSLHKHQRIHTGERPYRCAQCGCCFRELGQLKKHRLKHSPTAVPPPAGNALSIPPGYGVHHLAASQLPVHGFGLSVDTETESVM; encoded by the exons ATGTCGGTGGACTCCTCGGTCAGTGTGTCGGTCCTGCAGTATGAACTCGCCTCCACTATAGAACAGGCGGTCCGGAGTGCTGTGGACACGGTACTAAAGGAAACAGCCCGGATCGTGGGTGCCAAGCTAACCGAGGCCCGGGATGCAGCCGCCGAGTCCCGCAGAGAGAACCGGAGCCTGCGGGACCGACTGGAGCTGACCGAGAGCGAGCTGAAGGCGATGCGCTACTACATGTCCGCCGCCGAGAAGAACATCCAGCAGTGCCTGCTGCTCAACCCGAACCGACCCGCCGATGACCCCCCGGTACAGTTTCCACCAGAACCGGCTTCTGCTACCCGCGACACACAGCCCAGATCCATCAGGAACCCGGGCAGGACTCTGAGCGCCAGATCCGTGCCCAGTGTGGGTCTGTGTTTGCCCACCGTGCAGCCCGACTGGCCTCGTACCCTCATAAACCGGAGAAGACTGCGCTCATCCGGCGGTGGGAACTCCAGCTCCAGCTTCCAAAACCAGACTGGGAGAGCCCCAGTCCACCCAGAACCAGCCGTACCCAGAAGTGAGGAAGCACACGAGGAACAGTTTTACATCGCAGATCAATCAGTCATCAATAAAG ACTATAACGCCTCTGCTGGTGGACTGCAGGATTTCGGAAGGGCGCAGCAGGAGGAACAAATGACCGTCGGCTCCTCCGCGAAGGGTCCCGATAACGCTTGTGACATCAGCAAGTTCGAGTTCGAGATGGGCGCCCCGGCGGGTAACGTCAGCGAGCTGAGTCTCATTCAGGTGATGGACGCCAACGACGAGATCAAGCAGAGCGCCGTCAAGGTCGAAGACGAATCCGATGTGCAGCTGATCGACCCCCCGGCGCCAGCGTCCTCGTCTTCGTCCTCGATGGCCGCCCCCGTGCCCGTCTGCGACGCGGAGGCGCCGCCGGGTCTGATGCCTCCCGTAGAGGCCACGGATAAAGTGCACCGGTGTAACATCTGCGGCCGGGGCTTCCGACGCTTCTACTGCCTGAAGACGCACCAGCGCATCCACACGGGCGAGCGGCCGTACCCCTGCCGCTACTGCGAGAAGCGCTTCCGGCACCTGGACAGCCTGCacaagcaccagcgcattcacacgggcGAGCGGCCGTACCGGTGCGCGCAGTGCGGCTGCTGCTTTCGCGAACTCGGTCAGCTCAAGAAACACAGGCTGAAACACTCGCCCACTGCCGTCCCTCCACCCGCCGGCAACGCCCTGTCTATCCCCCCCGGTTATGGCGTCCATCACCTGGCAGCATCTCAACTCCCAGTCCATGGATTTGGTCTGAGTGTTGATACTGAAACTGAATCTGTGATGTAG
- the si:ch211-284e13.9 gene encoding uncharacterized protein si:ch211-284e13.9, with translation MSLPSSKPKCPICHQSDVKKLGGQCAVCQPCSKSLQRVYRFCWACQREWPNNLSVQSTCTLPNCALRAALLSDKEITDPKSSARGCPYFRACPQCKALLTHNGVGCPNIKCPECKTTFCFRCHRSRCFGIRPPIGFLSLGREIEACDIVKNRQCVITLGL, from the exons atgagtCTTCCTTCCTCCAAACCAAAG TGCCCGATCTGCCACCAGTCGGACGTCAAGAAACTGGGCGGCCAGTGTGCTGTGTGCCAGCCTTGTTCTAAATCACTACAACGGGTGTATCGCTTCTGCTGGGCGTGCCAGAGAGAATGGCCAAATAACCTGTCGGTGCAGAGCACCTGTACGCTGCCAAACTGCGCCCTGCGTGCTGCCCTGTTGTCTGATAAAGAGATCACGGACCCAAAGAGCTCTGCGAGAGGATGCCCCTATTTCAGAGCTTGCCCACAATGCAAGGCCCTGTTGACACACAATGGAGTGGGCTGCCCCAACATTAAATGCCCCGAGTGCAAAACTACATTCTGCTTCCGTTGCCATCGCTCAAGATGCTTTGGCATCCGCCCTCCTATTGGTTTTCTGTCGCTTGGGCGCGAGATTGAAGCATGCGACATAGTGAAGAACAGGCAGTGTGTGATTACACTTGGTTTGTGA
- the slc12a9 gene encoding solute carrier family 12 member 9: protein MTGERSRLLPHGAYSVMADSVDSRKGSTTGDDASKANPRKLNTFFGVMVPTILSMFSIILFLRTGFVVGHAGLLQGMLMLFVAYFIISLTILSICAISTNGAVQGGGAYYMISRSLGPEFGGSIGLMFFLAKVCACGVYVLGLVEAILNVFGQDPALGVPEGIRVLPQGYWFSVLYSSLLLLLCLVVCLVGAHIYAKASFITLLVVTAAVLSILISPLAVGPLQFNFTHSLGPNRSVTHSAGYTGFNVSTMSRNLGPGYSLDYSTNHIMSFSTVFAVMFTSCTGIMAGANMSGELKNPSVAIPKGTIMAVTYTFIVYVLFFLLVSSTCDRLLLINDYGVFQRINIWPPFVIVGVYCASLSAAMCSLIGASRILHALAIDKLFGLPLAPATITSKSGNPWVSVLYTWALVQCTVFAGQLNVIASLVTVFYLLSYAAVDLACLALEWASAPNFRPTFQLFSWHTCLLGLLSCLVMMFVINPVYSSASIVVLLLLLLFLHYRSPTSSWGYISQALIFHQVRKYLLMLDSRKDHVKFWRPQVLLMVANPRSSCQLICFVNQLKKGGLFVLGHVQIGDLDVLPSDPVQQQYNFWLSLVDKLGVKAFVDLTLSPSVRQGTQHLLRITGLGGMKPNTLVLGFYDNSYPEDYLLQDPTFCKGTVDGAGFIEDEGDNFGVDLPSLQAHFPPVRHAESPHSLQPEEYVGIISDAIKMGKNVCLGRYFFEMPPEIKGKGLTSPKVGDEPDTVDVWPSNLLSVGGSESYADVCSLFLLQMACVLNMAAGWRRSRLRIFLCVESESGDQGWLAKEERFRELLGKLRIRAAIKIVPWDPVVRLLRGGGGAAPPAVTEEFLCAVNTLLKEHSTSAAVRFLYLPRPPADSSQAQQYLAQLDKVTQGLGPTLLIHGLTPVTCTEL, encoded by the exons ATGACGGGGGAGCGCAGTCGTCTCCTGCCTCACGGAGCGTACAGCGTGATGGCCGACAGCGTGGACTCCCGGAAGGGATCCACGACCGGCGACGACGCTTCCAAAGCCAACCCGCGCAAACTGAACACCTTCTTCGGGGTAATGGTGCCCACCATCCTGTCCATGTTCAGCATCATCCTGTTCCTGCGCACAG gtttTGTGGTCGGTCATGCTGGTCTTCTCCAGGGTATGCTCATGCTGTTTGTGGCTTATTTCATCATCTCCTTGACCATCCTGTCCATCTGCGCCATCTCCACCAACGGGGCAGTGCAGGGCGGCGGGGCGTACT ATATGATCAGTCGCTCCCTGGGGCCGGAGTTTGGCGGCAGCATCGGACTGATGTTCTTCCTGGCGAAGGTTTGTGCCTGTGGTGTGTACGTGCTTGGATTGGTGGAGGCCatactgaatgtctttggacaggATCCAG cgCTGGGGGTGCCGGAGGGAATCCGAGTCCTGCCGCAGGGTTACTGGTTCTCGGTCCTCTACTCCtccctgctgctgctgctctgTTTAGTGGTGTGTCTGGTCGGCGCACACATCTACGCCAAGGCCTCCTTCATCACCCTGCTGGTGGTGACGGCGGCCGTGCTGTCCATCCTCATCAGCCCGCTGGCCGTCGGACCGCTCCAGTTCAACTTCACTCACTCGCTCGGCCCGAACCGCTCGGTCACCCACAGCGCCGGCTACACGGGCTTCAACGTCAGCACCATGAGCAGGAACCTGGGAC CTGGCTACTCTCTGGACTACAGTACGAACCACATCATGTCCTTCTCCACCGTCTTCGCCGTGATGTTCACCAGCTGCACTGGCATCATGGCAGGAGCCAATATGTCGG GCGAGCTGAAAAACCCCAGCGTGGCCATCCCCAAAGGTACCATCATGGCCGTGACGTACACCTTCATCGTCTACGTTCTCTTCTTCCTCCTCGTTAGCTCCACCTGCGACAG GCTGTTGCTGATCAACGACTACGGAGTGTtccagcgcataaacatctgGCCCCCGTTCGTGATCGTCGGGGTGTACTGCGCCTCGCTCTCCGCCGCCATGTGCTCGCTGATCGGAGCCTCGCGCATTCTACACGCCCTCGCCATCGACAAGCTCTTCG GTTTGCCCCTGGCGCCTGCTACCATCACATCCAAGTCTGGCAACCCCTGGGTCTCTGTGCTGTACACCTGGGCGCTGGTACAG TGCACTGTATTTGCAGGACAGCTGAATGTGATCGCAAGTTTGGTGACCGTCTTCTACCTGCTGTCCTACGCCGCGGTAGATTTAGCCTGCCTGGCGCTGGAGTGGGCGTCTGCTCCTAACTTCAG aCCAACGTTCCAGCTGTTCTCGTGGCACACGTGCCTGCTGGGCCTGCTGAGCTGTCTGGTGATGATGTTTGTGATAAATCCGGTGTATTCGTCGGCCAGCATCGTggttctgctgctgctgctgctcttCCTGCACTACAGATCGCCCACCAGCAGCTGGGGCTACATCAGCCAGGCCCTCATCTTCCATCAG GTCCGGAAGTACCTGCTGATGCTGGACTCGCGGAAGGACCACGTGAAGTTCTGGCGGCCGCAGGTGCTGCTCATGGTGGCCAACCCTCGCTCGTCCTGCCAGCTCATCTGCTTCGTCAACCAGCTGAAGAAAGGAGGCCTGTTTGTGCTGGGCCACGTGCAGATCGGGGACCTGG atgtCTTACCATCAGACCCGGTTCAGCAGCAGTACAACTTCTGGTTGAGTTTGGTGGATAAGTTGGGTGTGAAGGCGTTCGTGGACCTGACCCTTTCACCTTCCGTCAGACAGGGTACCCAGCACCTGCTGCGCATCACCGGCCTGG GAGGGATGAAGCCGAACACTCTGGTTTTGGGCTTTTACGACAACAGTTACCCCGAGGACTATCTGCTCCAGGATCCCACGTTCTGCAAGGGCACGGTGGACGGCGCTGGCTTTATCGAAGACGAGGGGGACAACTTCGGGGTGGACCTGCCGTCCCTGCAGGCTCACTTCCCCCCCGTGCGTCACGCCGAGAGCCCTCACTCCCTGCAGCCGGAGGAGTACGTGGGCATCATCTCCGACGCCATCAAGATGGGCAAGAACGTCTGCCTGGGCCGCTACTTCTTCGAGATGCCGCCGGAGATCAAAGGGAAAGGCCTGACGTCGCCGAAAGTCGGAGACGAGCCCGACACCGTCGACGTGTGGCCGTCCAACCTGCTCAGCGTGGGCGGCAGCGAGAGCTACGCCGACGTCTGCAGCCTGTTCCTCCTGCAGATGGCCTGCGTGTTGAACATGGCCGCCGGGTGGCGCCGCTCCCGCCTGCGCATCTTCCTGTGCGTGGAGTCCGAGTCCGGAGACCAGGGCTGGCTGGCCAAAGAGGAGCGCTTCAGGGAGCTGCTGGGGAAGCTGAGGATCCGCGCCGCCATCAAGATCGTGCCCTGGGACCCCGTGGTGCGGCTGCTGCGCGGTGGCGGCGGCGCGGCCCCCCCTGCCGTGACGGAGGAGTTCCTGTGCGCCGTCAACACGCTGCTGAAGGAGCACAGCACGTCCGCCGCCGTACGCTTCCTCTACCTGCCCCGCCCGCCCGCCGATTCCAGTCAGGCGCAGCAGTACCTGGCGCAGCTGGACAAGGTCACTCAGGGACTCGGCCCCACCCTCCTGATTCATGGTCTGACCCCTGTGACGTGCACCGAGCTCTGA